GTTCGATCTGTATATCGGGGAGACTGGAGACAAAGTCGACGGGTATGCGATGATCCACAACACCATCGGCAAATATAAACCCATGACCTATATGGTAGGAGTGGATCCCAAAGGGAATTGCACCGACGTCGAATTGCTGGTGTTTCGGGATGCAAAGGGCAGCGAGGTCGGGAAGAAGCGATTTAACTCTCAGTATGATGGCAAGACCGTCACGGACCCCATTCGAATCAACAAAGACATTATCAACATCAGTGGAGCCACGATGTCCGTCCGGTCGATGAACGCTGGCGTCAAACGAGTGTTAGTACTGGTAGACGAATTTTACTTGAAGCCGGCCGGCTTAGGCAGCGACACGGTCGCAGTGCAGAAGGCCGAGAGAGGACTGTTGGGGACCCTATTCGGCAACTAAGGCCGTCGGGACACTGCACTGGCATGCGAAATTTTAATGCTCGATTCCGCCTGCGTGATTCGGATCGTCACATCAGGTTGTTGTATACGCAATTCCTCTTTTTGATGCTGGTGGGGTTTCTTTTTTCTTTCTTCTGGGCGCACAGCATGACCAGCTTGAGCCCACAAGGTATCGCCGACCACTACCGTGGCTCTGATGCGACCTTCGGCGAACCGATGTCGTTTCGGGAGCTGGCCGAGGTCACGCACTTTCACCTGTTCACCATGCCGGTCGTGTTTATGATTCTCGTCCATGTCCTCTATCTCACGCAGGCCAGTCATGCCACGCAAGTCTGGCTGACATGGCTTTCGTTCGGAGGCGTGGCGCTGGACCTGCTCTCCCCCTGGCTGATCAGCTACATCTCACCTATTTTTGTGCTCACAATGCTGGCCGGGGACACTCTGATGATGGGCAGCTTTCTCGCGATGATGGCTATCCCTCTCTACGAAATGTGGATTTTGAAGCAACCGCTGATGGCCGGGAAGCGAGGGGAAGAGTCATGAACGCCTAGAAGAAGTCCGTTGACTCCGTTGCGGCCAGAGGTATTCAGCCCAGAGCCCAAGATCGTGTGCAACGATCTTGGGCTCTTTTTTTTCGGAGGATTCCCATGCATCCATCGATATCGCCGATCAATGCCACAACACAGCTCATCCAGGAAATAACCCGACAGCTTGATGCCTTGGATTCACTTCAGCTTTCCAAAGAATCATTATACGCTGTTCGCCTGTTACAACTTCGACGCCTGACGCGGAGGATCGAAACCCTCATTCCTGGACACTTCGGACATGGCGAGCGCACCGCACACTATGCCCGCTTGCTGGGCAAGGCCATCAGCCTTACGGATGACCAACACATCGAGCTGCACTATGCAGCCCTGCTGCACGATATCGGACTCCTCACGTTACCCGGCAGACTGCTCGACGAGACAGCAGCGCACAGCTTGGATGACTATGCCCTGATCCAAAGCCATCCCCGGGAAGGCGCTGCGCTCCTGAGCCCCCATCGATTCCTCTCTGAGGCCGCACGCCTGATCGCTCATCATCACGAACGATGGGACGGCGCCGGATATCCTTATGGACTTCGCGGAGGCTATATCCCCTTGGCCGCCAGAATTTTGGCCATTGCGGACGTCTTCGACAGCATTGCCAATCGATCGACTTCGTTACACAGGGCCCTACGAACCCTACAAGCGTCGGCAGGCTCACAATTTGATCCGATACTGACCGCCACATTTTGTGCACAGTTTCGCCATCAAGACCAGCTCCCGCCGCTACCATTCGGTGACGCGAGTGTCACCGCTCTCACTGTTGAACCGACCCTCGACCAACCGAGTCACCAGCATATGCCCTTTTCAATGTTCTGAGGAGTCGAACGAAAACAGTCCATACCCGGCGTACGGGCTATTGGCCTCACTGATGGAGCTGAATGATGATGAACAACGCGCCCGACATCGAAATTCCAACTGATCGCCTCCGCACCCTCTCGTCCGAGCTTCGCGCACAGTCACCACACTGGGCTGATCGTCTTGAGCAGGCCACGACGGAACAGGAGCTACGCAATCTCGTGTGCGATCTCTTTAACCTGTCCCATGCCCTGCCGTCCCACAGAGAGTCCGCTAATGAGACAACCACGCTGGCCGGACGCATCACCCGCTTCATCAACGAAAATCTCCATCGTGGACTGACACTCAAAGTCCTGGCAAATTTCCTCGGCTATTCGGAGAAATATTGCTCTGATCTGTTTTACCGCATCATGGGTGAATCGTTTTCCGGGTACATGAGACGACATCGGGTCGAACGGGCTCAATCACTCCTCACCACAACCGCGCAGACGTTGGCAGAAGTTGCTACAGCGGTGGGGTTCAGCGATCAGTTTGCCTTCAGCCATTTCTTCAAACGCGCGACCGGGCATTCTCCCAGGGAGATTCGATCCCGGCAGGCACACTCACGGCATCGGCTGACGGTTCACGCCATGCAGAAAGCCCTGTAGCCAACGGCCAGAC
This sequence is a window from Nitrospira sp.. Protein-coding genes within it:
- a CDS encoding FMN-binding protein, with the protein product MFSTLSAYRTLTAVVLLLTSSLPALATEKVWDNELRRFLKDDDFKYEEFMTEEEAVKTILPKSQRVRKELIRLTQDRKELIEQRIGWKFPEDSFDLYIGETGDKVDGYAMIHNTIGKYKPMTYMVGVDPKGNCTDVELLVFRDAKGSEVGKKRFNSQYDGKTVTDPIRINKDIINISGATMSVRSMNAGVKRVLVLVDEFYLKPAGLGSDTVAVQKAERGLLGTLFGN
- a CDS encoding HD domain-containing protein, yielding MHPSISPINATTQLIQEITRQLDALDSLQLSKESLYAVRLLQLRRLTRRIETLIPGHFGHGERTAHYARLLGKAISLTDDQHIELHYAALLHDIGLLTLPGRLLDETAAHSLDDYALIQSHPREGAALLSPHRFLSEAARLIAHHHERWDGAGYPYGLRGGYIPLAARILAIADVFDSIANRSTSLHRALRTLQASAGSQFDPILTATFCAQFRHQDQLPPLPFGDASVTALTVEPTLDQPSHQHMPFSMF
- a CDS encoding helix-turn-helix transcriptional regulator → MMMNNAPDIEIPTDRLRTLSSELRAQSPHWADRLEQATTEQELRNLVCDLFNLSHALPSHRESANETTTLAGRITRFINENLHRGLTLKVLANFLGYSEKYCSDLFYRIMGESFSGYMRRHRVERAQSLLTTTAQTLAEVATAVGFSDQFAFSHFFKRATGHSPREIRSRQAHSRHRLTVHAMQKAL